From one Triticum urartu cultivar G1812 chromosome 3, Tu2.1, whole genome shotgun sequence genomic stretch:
- the LOC125548645 gene encoding probable L-type lectin-domain containing receptor kinase S.5 — protein MLGPGYHNLLLGALLLLFFTMISSGAARDDVVAYSFATINSTTADGLTVVTNQSQVVSGPTLFGIDHPTLSAVNESAGFVVLSRTVELWRGGDGRQGPPRQASFNTSFTMDGTSPVAFVVLLDRFPTYKGKFISVTTFVSGPGDPTERGSNRFATVEVGTVKSYAPESPRVGLNVTVTPSGATPMVTVWIDYHAVLSRLGVFVAPTGRTKPREQLVGDSAVNLTGRTNQSAFVGFSASRVAYVLSGVRGWDLTVERFSPAAEKDDNKKSWLVILLAVLGSVASTAAVVAAVGFYYNSRYRRWKKDLEQLAKSMQRLPGMPCRIDFSDIKKATKNFDGTMKLGSGTFGSVYRCRLPAAPETGRPEMEVAVKKFTRNDDRRFDDFLEEVSVINRLRHKNIVPLIGWSYHGGEPLLIFELMPNGSLDQHLFHLKTPILLWDTRYAIVRDIATGLHYVHHEYEPAVLHRDIKASNIMLDSTFGARLGDFGIACTVPLDRNSVTGLAGTQGYIAPEYACSYRATRETDIYAFGVVVLEIVTGRRALDRDVPSEGHITDWIWRFHWEGKLLDAMDPVLAIAGFDDDDAKRLMLLGLACTNPNPSNRPSMLEVVQVITKLKLPPAVPPKKPTFVWPPQGWSSYNSYFSTETSTIYASGSSTKARHV, from the exons ATGTTGGGTCCGGGATATCATAACCTTCTTCTAGGAGCTCTCCTGTTGCTCTTCTTTACGATGATCTCCTCCGGGGCGGCGCGGGACGACGTCGTGGCCTATAGCTTCGCCACCATCAACAGTACCACGGCCGACGGCTTGACGGTCGTCACCAACCAGTCACAGGTAGTATCAGGTCCAACCCTGTTCGGCATCGACCACCCGACTCTCTCCGCGGTGAACGAGTCCGCCGGGTTCGTGGTCCTCTCGCGGACAGTCGAGCTCTGGCGCGGCGGTGATGGCCGGCAGGGACCTCCCCGCCAGGCATCCTTCAACACAAGCTTCACCATGGACGGGACCTCCCCTGTGGCGTTCGTCGTCCTCCTCGACAGGTTCCCGACGTATAAGGGAAAGTTTATCAGCGTGACGACGTTCGTCTCGGGCCCCGGCGACCCCACGGAGCGCGGCAGCAACCGCTTTGCCACCGTCGAGGTTGGCACGGTGAAGTCGTACGCCCCGGAGTCTCCACGCGTGGGCCTCAACGTCACCGTCACGCCCAGCGGCGCGACGCCGATGGTGACCGTGTGGATCGACTACCATGCCGTGCTGTCCCGCCTCGGAGTCTTCGTCGCCCCCACCGGCCGGACTAAGCCCCGCGAGCAGCTCGTCGGCGACTCGGCCGTCAACTTGACGGGTCGCACCAACCAGTCCGCGTTCGTCGGCTTCTCGGCCTCCAGGGTGGCCTATGTCCTCTCCGGCGTCCGCGGCTGGGATCTAACGGTGGAGAGGTTCTCGCCGGCCGCCGAGAAGGATGATAATAAGAAGTCATGGCTGGTGATACTGCTCGCCGTTCTAGGATCTGTGGCTTCCACGGCTGCCGTGGTCGCCGCCGTCGGTTTTTACTACAACTCCAGGTACAGGAGGTGGAAGAAGGACCTGGAGCAGCTGGCCAAGTCCATGCAACGACTCCCGGGGATGCCATGCCGGATCGACTTCTCCGACAttaagaaggccacgaagaacTTCGACGGCACAATGAAGTTGGGATCGGGAACCTTTGGCTCCGTGTACAGATGCAGGCTTCCTGCAGCACCAGAGACGGGTCGTCCAGAAATGGAGGTGGCCGTCAAGAAGTTCACGCGAAACGACGACCGCCGCTTCGACGACTTCCTGGAGGAGGTCAGCGTCATCAACCGTCTGCGCCACAAGAACATCGTCCCTCTCATCG GTTGGTCTTACCATGGAGGGGAGCCCCTCCTCATCTTTGAGCTCATGCCCAATGGCAGCTTGGACCAACATCTCTTCCATCTAAAAACACCAATTCTCCTATGGGACACCCGCTATGCCATCGTGAGGGATATAGCCACCGGCTTGCACTACGTACATCATGAGTATGAGCCCGCGGTTCTTCATCGTGACATCAAGGCGAGCAACATCATGCTCGATTCCACCTTTGGTGCCCGCCTGGGTGACTTCGGCATTGCCTGCACGGTCCCTCTCGACCGTAACTCCGTGACCGGCCTAGCCGGGACACAAGGCTACATAGCGCCGGAGTATGCCTGTAGCTACAGAGCTACGAGGGAGACTGACATCTACGCGTTCGGTGTCGTCGTCCTCGAGATCGTGACCGGTAGACGGGCGCTCGACAGGGATGTCCCGTCTGAAGGTCACATAACGGACTGGATATGGCGTTTCCATTGGGAGGGAAAGTTGCTCGATGCCATGGATCCCGTGCTTGCCATTGCGGGGTTCGACGATGATGATGCCAAACGCCTAATGCTGCTTGGCTTGGCATGCACCAACCCAAACCCGTCGAACCGGCCAAGCATGCTAGAAGTGGTGCAGGTTATCACCAAGTTAAAGTTACCGCCGGCCGTGCCTCCTAAGAAACCAACGTTTGTGTGGCCTCCACAAGGATGGAGTTCATATAACTCTTATTTTAGCACAGAGACAAGTACAATTTATGCAAGTGGCTCATCAACCAAGGCCAGACATGTGTAG
- the LOC125548643 gene encoding uncharacterized protein LOC125548643 gives MRKLCPNHDRDDSLDTVLEVPIPDEMLANAPGADKRRGGGANMRAWLKTQAFDRATADGPAAAAANAELQLFLNVVGSPLIPCPVPHDRAFSRSIRDSSIQASTAKYIMHQYIAATGGQAALQGVQSMYAVGKVKMCASEFHLGDQTVTAAQGRAEVGGFVLWQKCPEVWYFELIMAGHKMSAGSDGKVAWRQSAAENSHASRGPPRPLRRSLQGLDPRSIANLFSDAVCIGEKVINGEECFILKLEASAATLRARSAAAFDIIHHTVWGYFSQRTGLLIQLEDNHLLRMKSGKGARRSENIFWETSMESVINNYRHIDGVNIAHGGKTAVTLFRYGEGSVNHKRKLEETWTVEEADFNVKGLTSDYFLPPSDLKKEGDDQPGG, from the exons ATGAGGAAGCTGTGCCCGAACCATGACCGCGACGACTCCCTGGACACCGTGCTGGAGGTGCCCATCCCCGATGAGATGCTCGCCAACGCCCCCGGCGCCGACAAGCGCCGGGGGGGCGGTGCCAACATGCGCGCCTGGCTCAAGACCCAGGCGTTCGATCGCGCCACCGCCGACgggcccgccgccgccgccgccaacgccgAGCTCCAGCTCTTCCTCAACGTCGTCGGCTCGCCGCTCATCCCCTGCCCCGTCCCCCACGACCGCGCCTTCAGCCGCTCCATCCGGGACTCCTCCATC CAAGCGTCGACGGCCAAGTACATCATGCATCAGTACATCGCCGCCACGGGCGGGCAGGCGGCGCTGCAGGGCGTGCAGAGCATGTACGCCGTCGGGAAGGTGAAGATGTGCGCGTCCGAGTTCCACCTCGGCGACCAGACAGTCACCGCCGCCCAGGGACGCGCCGAGGTCGGCGGCTTCGTGCTCTGGCAGAAGTGCCCCGAGGTCTGGTACTTCGAGCTCATCATGGCCGGTCACAAGATGAGCGCCGGCAGCGACGGCAAGGTCGCCTGGCGCCAGTCCGCCGCCGAGAACTCCCACGCCTCCCGCGGCCCGCCCCGCCCCCTCCGCCGGTCCCTCCAG GGTCTGGACCCGCGGTCGATCGCCAACCTCTTCTCCGACGCGGTATGCATCGGCGAGAAGGTCATCAACGGCGAGGAATGCTTCATCCTGAAGCTGGAGGCGAGCGCCGCGACACTGCGGGCGCGGAGCGCGGCTGCGTTCGACATCATCCACCACACGGTGTGGGGATACTTCAGCCAGCGCACTGGCCTGCTCATCCAGCTCGAGGATAATCACCTGCTCCGCATGAAGTCGGGCAAGGGCGCGCGACGCAGTGAGAACATCTTTTGGGAGACCAGCATGGAGTCCGTCATCAACAACTACCGCCACATCGACGGCGTCAACATCGCGCACGGCGGGAAAACCGCCGTCACGCTCTTCCGCTACGGCGAGGGCTCCGTCAACCACAAGAGGAAGCTGGAGGAGACGTGGACGGTGGAGGAGGCCGACTTCAACGTGAAAGGCCTCACCTCCGACTACTTCCTGCCGCCGTCAGACCTCAAGAAGGAGGGCGACGACCAGCCCGGCGGATGA
- the LOC125548644 gene encoding uncharacterized protein LOC125548644 has translation MQQRLAGTRERPGPDQAAAHFTKMALHFGDTTRPGRQSRPCVPLQKKRQSRPYLNFHTAAAAAAAVRLASSPARSTPTPPPAYDIWYPPLRSGTMAETQPRSPPPSWSAIPLDLASLVLRLLPAYADRARFAAVCPQWRDVAQQFLRLHPPLPLLALPDGTFYSLPYAKPFRFPGFGFAGYQGVCGSWLVFPRDDECFLHDPFARATVRLPPLSRVRLRPPNAVQKWTKWEDGERSPDPYTTWMHIEDMEGKLRMSKIILCSPNLVAALVGVGRPCHLPICHPGGPSQILMCQPGASSWSVRAYDRCRLYEDMAFYQGKLYAIANDENLFVVNISQDQCTGDPQVSRVGQVIKGDPWQTVASEGDNAPGKKLYLVESRGKLLMVCRKIWVPELEDGDFSFGNEFEVFEADFEHSRWVKVTTVGDDQVLFLGRRCSRAVSVSQYGLPGDRIFFLDDDEVNRVKYGYDENTFCSAYNMRDGKVSSPHPMISWKRCDEMCLAAWLFPQD, from the exons ATGCAGCAGCGTCTCGCCGGGACCCGGGAGCGCCCTGGACCAGACCAGGCCGCGGCCCATTTCACGAAAATGGCCTTACACTTTGGTGACACCACACGGCCCGGCCGGCAGAGCAgaccttgcgttccactacaaaaaaaaaggCAGAGCAGACCCTACCTTAACTTCCAcacagcagcggcggcggcggcggcggtacGATTAGCTTCCTCGCCGGCGCGATCGACGCCCACTCCGCCACCAGCCTATGACATCTGGTACCCGCCTCTGAGATCCG GAACGATGGCGGAGACGCAgccgcgctcgccgccgccgtcgtggTCGGCCATCCCGCTGGACCTGGCAAGCCTGGTGCTCCGCCTCCTCCCCGCCTATGCCGACCGCGCCCGCTTCGCCGCCGTGTGCCCGCAGTGGCGCGACGTCGCGCAGCAGTTCCTCCGCCTGCacccgccgctgccgctgctcgCGCTCCCGGACGGCACCTTCTACAGCCTCCCCTACGCCAAGCCCTTCCGCTTCCCGGGATTCGGCTTCGCCGGGTACCAGGGCGTCTGCGGCAGCTGGCTCGTCTTCCCGCGCGACGACGAGTGCTTCCTGCATGACCCGTTCGCCAGGGCAACCGTCAGGCTCCCTCCTCTCTCGCGCGTCCGGCTGCGTCCTCCAAACGCAGTCCAGAAATGGACAAAATGGGAAGACGGGGAGCGCTCCCCCGACCCTTACACCACATGGATGCATATAGAGGACATGGAAGGGAAGCTGCGCATGAGCAAGATAATATTGTGCTCTCCCAACCTTGTTGCTGCTCTGGTCGGTGTTGGAAGGCCCTGTCACCTTCCAATATGCCATCCAGGAGGCCCCAGTCAGATTCTAATGTGCCAGCCGGGGGCCTCGTCGTGGTCAGTACGCGCGTACGACAGGTGTAGGCTTTATGAAGACATGGCGTTCTACCAGGGCAAGCTCTACGCCATTGCCAATGATGAGAACCTCTTTGTGGTGAACATCAGCCAGGACCAATGCACCGGGGATCCACAGGTTTCTCGAGTTGGACAGGTCATCAAGGGTGATCCCTGGCAGACAGTTGCGTCCGAAGGTGACAATGCACCCGGCAAGAAGCTCTACCTGGTTGAATCACGCGGTAAATTGCTGATGGTATGCAGGAAGATTTGGGTTCCTGAACTTGAAGACGGAGATTTTTCTTTCGGGAATGAGTTTGAGGTATTCGAGGCTGACTTTGAGCATTCACGGTGGGTGAAGGTGACAACTGTGGGGGATGACCAGGTGCTGTTTCTTGGGAGAAGGTGCTCCAGGGCTGTCTCTGTGTCTCAGTATGGGTTGCCGGGTGATCGCATCTTTTTCTTGGATGATGACGAAGTGAATCGTGTGAAATACGGCTATGATGAGAACACCTTTTGCAGTGCCTATAACATGAGAGACGGCAAGGTCTCTTCCCCTCACCCAATGATCTCCTGGAAACGTTGTGATGAGATGTGTCTTGCAGCATGGCTCTTCCCTCAGGACTGA